The Fulvivirga maritima genome segment GTAGAGCGCTTATAGATGATGATGACAATGATTTCTGGTTTGGGTTTGAGCAAGAGTACTTCTTGTGGGATCCTTCTACTAACCTGCCATTAGGTTTCCCTACAGGTGGTTATCCTCGTCCGCAAGGACCTTACTACTGCTCTGTAGGTGCTAATAATGCCTATGGAAGAGAGATCGTGGAAGAGCATTTAGATCTTTGCTTAGAAGCAGGTATCAACGTAGAAGGTATCAATGCTGAGGTAGCTACTGGTCAGTGGGAGTTCCAAATTTTCGCTAAAGGAGCAGAGCAAGCAGGAGATCAGGTTTGGATTGCAAGATATCTTCTTGAAAGAACTGCTGAGAAATATGGTTTGGCTATCAACTGGCATCCAAAACCATTAAAAGGAGATTGGAATGGATCAGGTATGCATGCTAACTTCTCTAACAGCGTATTAAGAACTGCTGGAGCTAAAGATGCTTATGATACTATCTGCGAAGCATTCGGTCCGTTAGTGAAAGAGCATATCGAAGTATATGGAGCTGATAATGATCAGAGACTTACTGGTGCTCACGAAACCCAATCAATAGACAAATTTAGCTACGGAGTATCTGATAGAGGTGCTTCTATAAGAATTCCTATCGCTACAGTAGAAAATGGGTGGAAAGGATGGTTAGAAGACAGAAGACCTGCTTCTAATGGTGATCCTTATAAAATTGCAGCTCGTATTGTGAAGACGGTAAAAAAAGCGTCTGAAGTAGTTTCTGCTTAAGTAACTATTCTGAACCTAACAACATAAAAAAGAAGGAGACTTAGTGCTCCTTCTTTTTTTTGAATAAAGCTTCTAAGGCATTTTGAACTTCTTTAGCGGCATTATGCAGACTTTTTTCTACTTCATCCCACTTGTCTTTGTTGTTTTCTTTAAAATCATTGAACTCCGATTTTAGGGTCTCTTTATTTCGTTTGAGTTCATTGATCTCATCTTCATACTCCACTTCTGCTTTCTCTTTGGCTCTATGAAGATCCTTAATGAGTTCATCTATGCCTTTTCCTATGTCCTGAAAAACTTTTTCAGCCTTACCTTGAGTTTTTGATTCCATAATATAAGTTGTTTTTGACCTATATTTACTAACGAAAATCAGCTTTTCAAGGTTGTATAAGTGGTTGGATTCTTCCGTAAAAGGTTAAATGCAAAATTGTCTCAAAATGTTAATGAGAATAAGCGGCCTACAGATTATTTAACTAATCTTTTATGTTTTATATTTGTATCTCAGATGGTAAAGACGTTTTCAAAATATTTTTTAATGATAGGGCTTATGGCCTTTTTGATTACCGGATGTGCTACAAGCAAGCGCAATGGTAAATTGAAGAGAGGTAAGCCTATTCCATGCCCAATGAAAGATTGCTAATATGAAGAAAATAATACTGGCTATTGATGGATATTCAGCATGCGGCAAAAGCAGCACAGCTAAAGCAGTGGCAGCAGAGCTAGGATATACTTATATTGATTCAGGAGCCATGTATAGAGCTGTTACATTATATTTTCAGCAGCATCATATTAGTCTTACCAATGAAAAAGAGGTAGAAAACGCCCTTCAAAAAATCGATATCACTTTTCAAAATAATAAGGATAAAGTAACAGATACTTTTCTTAATGGTCTCAATGTAGAAGGCGAGATCCGTAAGATGTATATCTCAGAAAATGTGAGCCAAGTAAGTGCTTTAGAGTCCGTGAGGGAGGCTATGGTGGCTCAGCAAAGGAAGCTCGGTAAAAAGAGCGGAGTAGTGATGGATGGACGAGATATAGGTACTGTGGTATTTCCTGATGCCGAGCTAAAAATCTTCATGGAGGCGGATGTGTACGTGAGGGCAGGTAGAAGACAAAAGGAATTAATGGAAAAAGGGCAGCTGGTAGATCTTGCTGAGATTATCAGTAACCTGGAAAAAAGAGATAAAATAGATAGCAGTCGTGAGGTGAGTCCTTTAAGGAAAGCCGACGATGCTGTGGAAGTAGATAGTTCATTCCTTACTTTAGAAGAACAGGTAGACCACATTGTGAGACTGGCTCTGGGTAAGATATTGGAAGAGAAAAAAGAAACAATTAGCGCCTAAAAAGGGGCTAATTTTTATTTGTTTTAAATTAATACATTAATTTTTATTGTAGGAAAAATTGTTAATTTTGCCTCGATTTTAAAAGATAAGATTTGAATCTTAAAGTATAGCATGTCTAAATTCATCAAGCTAAAAAAGGGGTTTGATATCAACCTGGCGGGCAAAGCTGAAAAGAAGATCGCGGAAGTAGCACAACCGGAGACTTTTGCGTATAAGCCCACGAGTTTTCAAGGTATTTTAAGGCCAAAATTAAAGGTTAATGAGGGTGATGTTGTAAAAGCAGGTACTCCCATTCTCTTTGATAAGAAAAATGACAAGGTTCTTCACGTAGCTCCTGTAAGTGGCGAAGTGGTAGAGGTTAGAAGAGGAGCGAAGAGAAAGATCCTCGAGATTGTTATTTTGGCTGATAAAGAAATCCAATACGAAAGCTTTAAAAAGTATTCTGCATCAGAGCTAAGCTCTATTTCTAAGGAAGATGCAGTAGAACAGCTTCTAACAGGTGGTGTTTGGCCCAATATCATTCAGCGTCCATATGGAATAATAGCTGACCCTGAAGAGACGCCTAAGGCGATTTTTATCTCTGCATTTGATTCTCACCCTCTAGCTCCTGACTTTGATGTCTTGTTCAAAGGTCAGGAAACGTATTTTCAGGCGGGTGTAGATGTGTTGAAAAAGCTGACCACCGGGCAGGTTCACGTTAACGTGAATGCTGATGCCGAAGTGTCTCCTGTTTTCTCACAGGTAAAAAATGCTGAAATCAATAAGTTTTCTGGTCCTCACCCTGCAGGTAACGTTGGGGTGCAGATTCATCATTTAGATCCTATTAGTAAAGGTGATATAGCCTGGACGGTTACTCCTTATGGCGTAATCCAGATAGGTAAACTTTTCCTTGAAGGTAAACATGATGCTTCTCGTTTAGTAGCCGTGGCTGGTTCTGAAGTAGCCAAACCACAATACTACAAAACGTATACAGGAGCAAATATTAAGAAGTTTGTTGAAGGCAACCTTAAAAATGATCACGTAAGATACGTTTCTGGTAATGCTCTTACCGGAACTAGAATTGAGCTTGATGGTCACTTAGGTTTCTTTGATAACCTGCTTACCGTGTTGCCAGAAGGAGATCAATATGAAATGTTGGGATGGATACTTCCTACCACAAAGAAATTGAGTTTCCATAGAGCCTTCGGTCTGTTATCATTCCTTAATCCTAAAAAGGAATATGTATTAGATACCAATACCAAAGGTGAGCCTAGAGCTTTTGTTCAAACAGGAGTGTTTGAAAAGGTATTACCAATGGATATTCTTCCTACCTATTTACTGAAAGCTATCTTGGCAGAAGATTTTGACGAGATGGAAGCTCTTGGTATTTATGAAGTAATCGAAGAAGATTTAGCTCTTTGTGAGTTTGTGGATGTGTCTAAGCATGATGTCCAGGAAATCATAAGAGAAGGAATTAATTTGATGCAATATAGTTAACAGAATATAGATTCATAGGATGAAATTTTTAAGAGATGCACTAGATAAAGTAAAGCCCCACTTCGAGAAGGGAGGAAAATGGGAGAAGTTTTACTATTTATATGAAGCGCATGAAACCTTCTTTTTCGCTCCTGATCATACCACTAGGTCTACAGGTGCGCAAATAAAAGATGCGATAGACATGAAGCGTTTGATGATGACTGTTATCATCGCATTGATTCCATGTCTGTTATTCGGTATCTATAACGTGGGTTATCAGCACTTTATTGCTTTAGGTCAGCCAGATGCTTCATTAGGAGACATGGTTATGATAGGAGCAATACAAGTATTACCTGTCGTTGTGGTTTCATATGCAGTAGGTTTGGGAGTAGAGTTCGTTTTTTCTGTAATAAGGCAACACCCTGTAAACGAAGGGTTCCTTGTTACTGGTATGCTTATTCCTTTGGTATTGCCACCAGATATTCCTTTATGGCAAGTGGCATTAGCAACTGTATTCGCTGTTATTATAGCTAAAGAAGCTTTTGGAGGTACAGGTATGAACGTGTTAAACGTAGCCTTAACAGCCAGAGCATTTTTATATTTCGCTTACCCTAGCCAGATTTCTGGTGATGTATGGACTTACATTGGAGAAAATAGCCAGGCGGTAGACGGATTCACGGGAGCTACTCCTTTAGCCATTGGAGCTCAGGTAGTAGAAAACGGAGAAGGTTTTGTTCAAACATTAAATCAATACGGACAAGGTTGGGCTGACGGTATATTCAGCTTCTCTAATATGTTCTTCGGCTTCATGCCAGGTTGTATTGGTGAAACCTCAACTTTAATGTGTTTAATAGGAGCTGTTATATTAGCAATAACCGGAGTAGGAAGCTGGAAAGTAATGGTAAGTGTATTTGGCGGTGCTTATGCTATGGGATGGTTATTAAACCTATTAGCAGTAAACGAATATATGGCTATGCCTCCTCACTATCACTTAGTAATAGGTGGTCTTGCTTTTGGAGCTGTTTATATGGCTACAGACCCTGTTACTGCAGCACATACAGAAACTGGTAAATGGATATACGGATTATTAATAGGTATGCTTACCGTAGTAATTCGAGTATTTAACCCAGCTTATCCGGAGGGAATTATGCTAGCCATTCTGTTAATGAATGTATTCGCTCCTCTAATTGATCACTATGTAGTAATTGCTAATAAAAAAAGGAGGTTACAACGTGCGACAGTCTAACGCTTATATAATAATATTCACAGCAGTAATGACCGTAATTGTAGGTGGTCTGCTGTCACTTGCTTCTCAAGGGCTGGCTCCAGCTCAGAAGAAGTCTATAGAACTGGATACCAAAACTCAAATTTTGTCTTCTGTTATGGACAGAGAAAAATTAAGTGCTATGAAGCCTAATGAGATTTTGGAAATGTATGATGAGCACATCAAATCTACAGTAGTAGATTATAGTGGTAACGAAGTTACTAAAGATGAAAAAGGTGCTGATATCCAGGCAGAGAATGTTGATGTTCTTAAAAATTACAAAAAGAAGCCTGAAGATAGATTATATCCTGTGTTTAAATACAGAAAGGATCCTGCAAGTAAAGAGGTTTATGCCTATATTTTACCTATCTATGGAGCAGGATTATGGGATAAAATCTGGGGATTTGCAGCTATAGAGAATGATTTGAACACAATTGCGGGTGTATCTTTTGATCACAAAGGAGAAACCCCCGGACTTGGAGCGAGAATAGCTACTCCTCAAATTCAACAAAGATACGTAGGTAAGAAGATTTTTAACGAGCAAGGGAACTTGGTTTCTGTTAGTATGTTAAAAGGTGAAGGACACACTAATATTTCAGATCATGAAGTAGATGGAATGTCTGGAGCTACATTAACAGGAAAAGGAGTTAACGCTATGCTTAAGAATTATCTTTCTTGTTATAAGGCCTATTTTGAAAAACTTAATTCAGGTGAAATGGCTACTCTTTAATGAGAGCCATATTTTTGATACGAAGAGTTTAATATTATGAGTACTGAAACTTTAGAACAAAAAAAGGAAGCGGTAGTAAAGCAGCCTGCTGAAGCTCTTTTTTCGAAAAGGAGAAAAAGACTGGTTTCCGATCCTTTAAGTGAAGATAACCCAATTACAGTACAGGTTCTTGGAATATGTTCGGCATTAGCGGTAACAGTGAAAATACAGCCAACCCTTATTATGGCCATAGCTGTAACTTTCGTAATTGCAGCTTCTAACCTTATTATTTCATTAATAAGAAACCTTGTACCTAACAGGATAAGAATTATAGTACAACTAGCAGTAATTGCTACTCTGGTAACCTTGGTAAGTGAAGTGCTTAAGGCTTATAGCTATGATATGTATAAAGTATTAGGAGCTTTCGTAGGTCTTATCATTACCAACTGTATCGTAATGGGTCGCCTTGAAGCATTTGCGATGGCTAATAAACCTTATGACTCTGTATTAGACGGACTCGGTAGCGGATTTGGTTATGCTTGGGTAATTTTGGCGGTGGCTTTCTTTAGAGAGTTATTTGGCTCAGGATCTATCCTTGATTTCAAAATCTTCGAAGCTATCGGTTGGGATAACTTCCCTACTAATGGTCTTATGGTAGATTCTATTGGTGCATTTATGGTGCTGGGAATCCTCATATGGGTACAGAGGTCCAAAACAGGTTACGTAGAACATTAAAAACATTAACAATGGAATTAGTTAGTTTAGGAATAAAATCCATATTCATTGATAACATGATCTTCGCATACTTCTTAGGTATGTGTTCATTTCTTGCTGTATCAAAGAAGGTATCTACGGCTATTGGTCTTGGAGCTGCTGTAGTTTTCGTACTTACTATTACAGTACCTGTAAACTGGTTGTTACAGGAATATATACTAAAAGAAGGGGCTCTTTCATGGTTAGGCGCTGGCTTTTCTGATGTAAGCCTTGAGTTTTTACAATTCATTATGTTCATCGCTATTATTGCTGGTATTGTACAGTTAGTAGAGATGATCATTGAGAAATTCTCTCCTTCTTTATATGGTTCTTTAGGTATTTTCTTACCACTTATCGCGGTAAACTGTGCCATTTTAGGATCATCACTATTTATGGTTCAAAGAGATTACACTATTTCTGAAGCTGCCGTTTACGGATTTGGATCAGGAATTGGTTGGATGCTTGCTATCGTGGCCTTAGCGGCTATTAGAGAGAAATTAAAATATTCAAATGTACCTGATGGATTAAAAGGTTTAGGGATTACTATGTTAATCACTGGCTTAATGGGTATAGCCTTTAAATCATTCATTGGTATTGCTCTATAGATAGAAACAAAATTTTAATAACTTTAAGGGGTTTCTGTTTACAGAAGCCCCTTTTTTTATGTTATAAGAGTAAAAAAATATGAGTAAATTCACCTTCAACAGGTTCTTGTCTTATTTCTTCAGAGGCTTAGTGTTTGTAGTGCCTTTAGCCCTGACTATATATATCATCTATGAAATATTAGATTGGCTGGATAGCCTCATACCTGTGAATATACCAGGGTTGGGCTTGGTCATAATTATAGTTAATATAACCTTTTTAGGTTATTTGGCTTCTTTCTTTATAACAAGGCCATTCTTTGATCAGCTAGAAAAGTATTTAGTCAAAATACCTTTGGTTAACATTATTTATACTTCAATTAAAGACTTAATAGGAGCTTTTGTAGGTGATCAGAAGAAGTTTAATGTGCCGGTTACGGTAGCATTAACTGAAGGGGGTGCTATTCTGAAAATAGGATTTATCACCCAAACTGATCTTGAGATGCTCGACCTGCCAGGCTATGTTTCTGTGTATTTACCTCACTCTTATAACTTTTCCGGAAATCATTTTCTTGTAGATAAAATGCATGTTAAGCCCTTGAATATGAACGGTGCCGATGCTATGAAATTCGTAGTTTCCGGTGGTGTTTCTGGCTTAGATGAAAAGGTAGATTAGATTATATTATGCGTAGAAAACTTCTTTCAGATGGAGCTAATAAGCTCGAATATGAAATACGTCAAATTGTACAAAAAGCTGAGCAGGTAGCTGCCTGTGGAGTACCTATAACTTGGGAAAATATCGGGGACCCGATTCAGAAAAACGCAAAAATACCTGATTGGATCAAAGAGGTGGTGTCTGATCTGGTAACTATCGATAAAAGCTATGGCTATTGCCATTCTAAAGGTGTCTTGGAGACACGCGAATTTTTAGCAGACAGAACCAATAAACTTGGTGGTGTTCAAATTACCGCGAATGATGTGCTGTTCTTTAATGGTTTGGGAGATGCTATCTCTAAGCTGTATCAATATTTACCTCCAACCTCTAGAATAATAGGGCCGTCGCCGGCTTATTCTACCCATTCAAGTGCAGAAGCGGCTCATGCTAGTAGTAATGCCCTTACTTATAAGCTGGATCATGAAAATTCTTGGTACCCAGATTTAGAAGAGTTATACAATAAGGTAAAATATAATCCTAACATAGTAGGTATACTGATTATTAATCCTGATAATCCTACCGGTATGATTTACCCTGTAGAGTATCTGGAGAAAATAGTTAAAATAGCTGAAGAATTTGATCTGCTTCTCATTAGTGATGAGATTTATATGGCTATTACACAGCCAAATATGCATACCTTACCTTTAGCGAAAATGCTTGGAGATAGACCAGGAATATCTCTAAAGGGTATATCTAAGGAGTTGCCTTGGCCTGGCTCACGCTGTGGATGGATGGAATTCTATAATAGAGATAAGGATAGCCAGTTTAACAGTTTCTGTAAGTCATTAGAAGATGCAAAAACTCTTGAAGTGTGCTCTACCACTTTACCTCAAATGGCCATTCCAAGGGTGTTTTCACATCCTAAATATCAGGAATATATAATTGATCGGAATCAGCAGATATATAGAAGAAATAAGTTGATCACTGAGATATTGAAAGATGTAAAAGGGATCAAATATATAGAGACAAAAGGCGCTTTTTATAACACTATATTATTTGAAGATGATGTGCTGAATGATAAGCAAGAGCTTCAAACTGATAATGAAGGGATAAAAAAACTTCTTCAAGAGTGGATTACTCCAGGAATGGATTATGATAAAAGGTTTACATATTACCTATTAGCCACTAAAGGTATTTGTATAGTTCCGATATCTTCATTTCAATCTGATTTACTTGGGTTTAGAGTCACCCTATTGGAAGAGAATGAGGAAATGTTGGTGAATACCTTCGAAACGCTGAGAGA includes the following:
- a CDS encoding glutamine synthetase beta-grasp domain-containing protein → MGKTKLEYVWLDGYKPTQTLRSKTKIVSDFDGKLSSCPMWSFDGSSTQQAEGNSSDCLLKPVAVFPDPDRKNGYLVMTEVLNPDGTPHVSNGRALIDDDDNDFWFGFEQEYFLWDPSTNLPLGFPTGGYPRPQGPYYCSVGANNAYGREIVEEHLDLCLEAGINVEGINAEVATGQWEFQIFAKGAEQAGDQVWIARYLLERTAEKYGLAINWHPKPLKGDWNGSGMHANFSNSVLRTAGAKDAYDTICEAFGPLVKEHIEVYGADNDQRLTGAHETQSIDKFSYGVSDRGASIRIPIATVENGWKGWLEDRRPASNGDPYKIAARIVKTVKKASEVVSA
- the cmk gene encoding (d)CMP kinase, with product MKKIILAIDGYSACGKSSTAKAVAAELGYTYIDSGAMYRAVTLYFQQHHISLTNEKEVENALQKIDITFQNNKDKVTDTFLNGLNVEGEIRKMYISENVSQVSALESVREAMVAQQRKLGKKSGVVMDGRDIGTVVFPDAELKIFMEADVYVRAGRRQKELMEKGQLVDLAEIISNLEKRDKIDSSREVSPLRKADDAVEVDSSFLTLEEQVDHIVRLALGKILEEKKETISA
- a CDS encoding Na(+)-translocating NADH-quinone reductase subunit A is translated as MSKFIKLKKGFDINLAGKAEKKIAEVAQPETFAYKPTSFQGILRPKLKVNEGDVVKAGTPILFDKKNDKVLHVAPVSGEVVEVRRGAKRKILEIVILADKEIQYESFKKYSASELSSISKEDAVEQLLTGGVWPNIIQRPYGIIADPEETPKAIFISAFDSHPLAPDFDVLFKGQETYFQAGVDVLKKLTTGQVHVNVNADAEVSPVFSQVKNAEINKFSGPHPAGNVGVQIHHLDPISKGDIAWTVTPYGVIQIGKLFLEGKHDASRLVAVAGSEVAKPQYYKTYTGANIKKFVEGNLKNDHVRYVSGNALTGTRIELDGHLGFFDNLLTVLPEGDQYEMLGWILPTTKKLSFHRAFGLLSFLNPKKEYVLDTNTKGEPRAFVQTGVFEKVLPMDILPTYLLKAILAEDFDEMEALGIYEVIEEDLALCEFVDVSKHDVQEIIREGINLMQYS
- a CDS encoding NADH:ubiquinone reductase (Na(+)-transporting) subunit B; amino-acid sequence: MKFLRDALDKVKPHFEKGGKWEKFYYLYEAHETFFFAPDHTTRSTGAQIKDAIDMKRLMMTVIIALIPCLLFGIYNVGYQHFIALGQPDASLGDMVMIGAIQVLPVVVVSYAVGLGVEFVFSVIRQHPVNEGFLVTGMLIPLVLPPDIPLWQVALATVFAVIIAKEAFGGTGMNVLNVALTARAFLYFAYPSQISGDVWTYIGENSQAVDGFTGATPLAIGAQVVENGEGFVQTLNQYGQGWADGIFSFSNMFFGFMPGCIGETSTLMCLIGAVILAITGVGSWKVMVSVFGGAYAMGWLLNLLAVNEYMAMPPHYHLVIGGLAFGAVYMATDPVTAAHTETGKWIYGLLIGMLTVVIRVFNPAYPEGIMLAILLMNVFAPLIDHYVVIANKKRRLQRATV
- the nqrC gene encoding NADH:ubiquinone reductase (Na(+)-transporting) subunit C, coding for MTVIVGGLLSLASQGLAPAQKKSIELDTKTQILSSVMDREKLSAMKPNEILEMYDEHIKSTVVDYSGNEVTKDEKGADIQAENVDVLKNYKKKPEDRLYPVFKYRKDPASKEVYAYILPIYGAGLWDKIWGFAAIENDLNTIAGVSFDHKGETPGLGARIATPQIQQRYVGKKIFNEQGNLVSVSMLKGEGHTNISDHEVDGMSGATLTGKGVNAMLKNYLSCYKAYFEKLNSGEMATL
- a CDS encoding NADH:ubiquinone reductase (Na(+)-transporting) subunit D: MSTETLEQKKEAVVKQPAEALFSKRRKRLVSDPLSEDNPITVQVLGICSALAVTVKIQPTLIMAIAVTFVIAASNLIISLIRNLVPNRIRIIVQLAVIATLVTLVSEVLKAYSYDMYKVLGAFVGLIITNCIVMGRLEAFAMANKPYDSVLDGLGSGFGYAWVILAVAFFRELFGSGSILDFKIFEAIGWDNFPTNGLMVDSIGAFMVLGILIWVQRSKTGYVEH
- the nqrE gene encoding NADH:ubiquinone reductase (Na(+)-transporting) subunit E, whose product is MELVSLGIKSIFIDNMIFAYFLGMCSFLAVSKKVSTAIGLGAAVVFVLTITVPVNWLLQEYILKEGALSWLGAGFSDVSLEFLQFIMFIAIIAGIVQLVEMIIEKFSPSLYGSLGIFLPLIAVNCAILGSSLFMVQRDYTISEAAVYGFGSGIGWMLAIVALAAIREKLKYSNVPDGLKGLGITMLITGLMGIAFKSFIGIAL
- a CDS encoding DUF502 domain-containing protein, which codes for MSKFTFNRFLSYFFRGLVFVVPLALTIYIIYEILDWLDSLIPVNIPGLGLVIIIVNITFLGYLASFFITRPFFDQLEKYLVKIPLVNIIYTSIKDLIGAFVGDQKKFNVPVTVALTEGGAILKIGFITQTDLEMLDLPGYVSVYLPHSYNFSGNHFLVDKMHVKPLNMNGADAMKFVVSGGVSGLDEKVD
- a CDS encoding pyridoxal phosphate-dependent aminotransferase, which gives rise to MRRKLLSDGANKLEYEIRQIVQKAEQVAACGVPITWENIGDPIQKNAKIPDWIKEVVSDLVTIDKSYGYCHSKGVLETREFLADRTNKLGGVQITANDVLFFNGLGDAISKLYQYLPPTSRIIGPSPAYSTHSSAEAAHASSNALTYKLDHENSWYPDLEELYNKVKYNPNIVGILIINPDNPTGMIYPVEYLEKIVKIAEEFDLLLISDEIYMAITQPNMHTLPLAKMLGDRPGISLKGISKELPWPGSRCGWMEFYNRDKDSQFNSFCKSLEDAKTLEVCSTTLPQMAIPRVFSHPKYQEYIIDRNQQIYRRNKLITEILKDVKGIKYIETKGAFYNTILFEDDVLNDKQELQTDNEGIKKLLQEWITPGMDYDKRFTYYLLATKGICIVPISSFQSDLLGFRVTLLEENEEMLVNTFETLRDAINEYLNS